In uncultured Methanobacterium sp., a genomic segment contains:
- a CDS encoding 4Fe-4S binding protein, with translation MPKIEIDPKLCTKCGTCVTNCPVGIFQQDADDTIPMVVDTDNCILCGMCVDNCPKDAVKHENF, from the coding sequence ATGCCTAAAATTGAAATCGATCCAAAATTGTGCACCAAGTGCGGGACCTGTGTAACCAACTGCCCGGTGGGTATATTCCAGCAGGATGCTGATGATACCATACCCATGGTTGTGGATACAGATAACTGCATACTCTGTGGTATGTGTGTTGATAACTGCCCGAAAGATGCAGTGAAACACGAAAATTTCTAG
- a CDS encoding histidine kinase dimerization/phosphoacceptor domain -containing protein: MNKKPFISFKNAVLLVIIIIISFIAISLLLQGEPTLRMIFGDLASPIIELLVIVSLLYAAQQSKKQEKTMQIAWMLMAVALISYTLGDITWALLELVFHENPFPSVADIFYLLFYPLFAIGIYFLPRDKFNYTEKVKIILEIGIVILTVGLIFWVFLIEPNLSNNEGFYSSMIAITYIIGDFVLFFALMKILYSHFKKEYYDVMILLGLGVISLILSDCIYSYQTLQGTYISGGLLDVGWIIGLLLVGLASFLHASDEKYNFYKYTESLSFAKRSNLSSNLPPFLVLIAFILLLWTNKTQSQTNINLIEIVVGAIILMVLLRQVLIEKSLLLSEKNYRELVDNSLVGIYKTNLAGDILFANESLVKIFEFESSEDLQAKKIEELYKNPETRKEFVYKLKKEGKLSQYELEMVSNTGNIVNMLISANLTGDIISGMLMDITLRKNTEKALQDNEEKYHTLFESNPNYTMLLNLDGVILDVNSVTAEFISTAPEKLIGRKLLELGIFPEADVHFQREKFSQALQGDTVEPFQYKLINKKGEYSWVQSQLVPIKKDGGINSILVIATDITERKKAIDNLKSSVNEKEILIKEVHHRVKNNMQIISSLLSLQSQHLTEDEEVAQDVLKESQNRVKSMAMIHEKLYQSKDFTHIKFEDYIKRLISNLFYSYDTKMDQIKLRVDVEDIDLNMETAIPCGLIISELFSNSLKYAFPEGKSGEIRVSLEKYQDDEHEWNYILTVQDNGIGLPSDFDIRNTRTLGLELVNSLTKQIDGTLELDSSNGTKFKITFKELKYKQRL, translated from the coding sequence ATGAATAAAAAGCCATTTATATCATTTAAAAATGCAGTTTTGTTAGTAATTATTATTATAATTAGTTTTATTGCTATTTCACTGCTCCTACAAGGAGAACCCACTCTCAGAATGATTTTCGGTGATCTGGCCAGCCCCATAATTGAGTTACTGGTAATTGTAAGTTTACTGTACGCAGCACAGCAATCCAAAAAACAAGAAAAAACTATGCAGATCGCCTGGATGCTAATGGCAGTTGCTTTAATTTCTTATACTCTGGGAGACATAACCTGGGCACTCCTGGAATTAGTTTTCCATGAAAATCCATTTCCATCGGTAGCCGACATTTTTTACCTGTTATTCTATCCTCTTTTTGCCATTGGAATCTATTTCCTACCAAGAGATAAATTCAACTATACAGAAAAAGTGAAGATCATTCTGGAAATTGGAATTGTTATACTGACTGTTGGACTTATCTTCTGGGTTTTCTTAATAGAACCCAATCTTTCCAACAATGAAGGCTTTTATAGCAGCATGATAGCTATAACCTATATTATTGGTGATTTTGTTCTGTTTTTCGCTCTTATGAAAATTCTGTATAGTCATTTTAAAAAAGAATACTACGATGTAATGATACTACTTGGTTTGGGAGTTATTTCTCTAATTTTAAGTGATTGTATTTACTCTTACCAGACATTGCAGGGAACTTATATATCAGGGGGTTTACTGGACGTGGGATGGATAATAGGATTGTTACTGGTAGGCCTGGCATCATTTCTACATGCCAGTGATGAAAAATACAACTTTTATAAATACACAGAATCATTATCCTTTGCCAAAAGATCAAATCTTTCTTCTAATTTACCTCCTTTTTTGGTCTTGATTGCATTCATACTACTTTTATGGACTAATAAAACCCAATCCCAAACGAATATAAATTTAATAGAAATAGTAGTAGGTGCTATTATTTTGATGGTGCTCCTTCGCCAGGTACTTATTGAAAAATCATTGTTGTTAAGTGAAAAAAATTACCGTGAGCTGGTGGATAACTCTCTGGTTGGTATTTATAAAACCAACCTAGCTGGAGACATACTCTTTGCCAATGAATCACTGGTTAAGATATTTGAATTTGAAAGTTCGGAAGACTTACAGGCCAAAAAAATCGAGGAATTATATAAAAATCCTGAAACAAGGAAGGAATTTGTTTATAAACTTAAAAAGGAAGGTAAATTAAGTCAATATGAATTAGAAATGGTTTCCAATACAGGAAACATTGTTAACATGTTGATAAGTGCTAATTTGACAGGTGATATTATTTCAGGGATGTTAATGGATATCACCCTCCGTAAAAATACAGAAAAAGCACTCCAAGATAATGAGGAGAAATATCACACTCTTTTTGAATCCAACCCAAACTACACCATGCTGTTAAATTTAGATGGGGTTATATTGGATGTTAACAGTGTTACTGCTGAATTTATCAGTACAGCTCCAGAGAAATTAATTGGTAGAAAATTACTGGAACTGGGAATATTTCCAGAGGCAGATGTCCATTTTCAGAGGGAAAAATTTTCACAGGCTCTGCAGGGGGATACTGTAGAACCATTTCAGTACAAGTTGATTAACAAAAAAGGTGAATATAGCTGGGTTCAATCTCAATTAGTCCCTATTAAGAAAGATGGTGGAATTAATTCCATTTTGGTAATTGCCACCGATATAACTGAAAGGAAAAAAGCCATTGATAACCTGAAATCATCGGTGAATGAGAAGGAGATCCTGATTAAGGAAGTACATCACCGGGTGAAAAATAACATGCAGATCATATCCAGTTTACTCAGCCTGCAAAGCCAACACCTGACTGAGGATGAAGAAGTTGCTCAGGATGTTTTGAAGGAAAGTCAGAACAGGGTTAAGTCCATGGCCATGATCCATGAGAAACTGTACCAGTCCAAAGATTTCACCCACATCAAATTTGAAGATTACATTAAAAGGTTGATATCAAATTTATTTTATTCCTATGACACCAAAATGGACCAGATTAAGTTAAGGGTGGATGTAGAAGACATTGACTTGAATATGGAAACTGCAATTCCCTGTGGATTGATAATAAGTGAACTATTCTCCAATAGTCTGAAATACGCATTCCCTGAGGGAAAAAGTGGAGAAATAAGAGTTTCCCTTGAAAAATACCAGGATGATGAACATGAATGGAACTATATTTTAACAGTGCAGGATAACGGAATAGGATTACCTTCTGACTTTGACATTAGAAATACCAGGACTCTTGGACTGGAACTGGTGAACAGCTTAACTAAGCAGATTGATGGTACCCTTGAACTTGATAGCAGCAATGGAACCAAGTTCAAGATTACATTTAAAGAATTAAAGTATAAACAAAGATTGTAG
- a CDS encoding DUF6282 family protein: MNLSQEKSMNFSPEMGLKDILTGFIDTHIHTSPDVKPRLLNDYEAALEAQEKGMGAIVLKSHVEPTAGRAYITHRVTGFPVWGGVTLNLSVGGLNPEAVQNTASMGGKIIWLPTIHHKEIDLDHDALDEILHLVKEYDLVLATGHLDSGGIFQVIDQCQSLGVEKIMVNHPLTKVVGVSLDEQKEMARHAYLEHCWVATMPQHDKLDPEIMAEYIKEVGAKHCILATDFGQDHNPRPVMGMQMMIASMIQHGISWEDVTRMCHDNPKKLLND, encoded by the coding sequence ATGAATCTCAGCCAAGAAAAATCTATGAATTTCAGCCCAGAAATGGGTCTGAAAGATATCCTTACGGGTTTCATTGATACTCATATCCACACCAGTCCGGATGTTAAACCCAGATTGTTGAATGATTACGAGGCAGCCCTGGAAGCTCAGGAGAAGGGCATGGGGGCAATTGTACTTAAATCCCATGTGGAACCCACTGCTGGCAGGGCCTACATAACCCACAGAGTAACAGGCTTCCCGGTATGGGGTGGTGTAACCCTCAACCTCAGTGTAGGAGGATTAAACCCCGAAGCAGTGCAGAACACGGCTTCAATGGGTGGTAAAATAATATGGCTACCTACTATCCATCACAAGGAAATAGATCTAGATCATGATGCTCTGGATGAAATCCTACATTTGGTGAAGGAATATGACCTTGTTCTGGCCACAGGTCACCTTGATTCTGGGGGGATATTCCAGGTTATAGATCAGTGCCAAAGTTTGGGTGTAGAAAAGATCATGGTGAACCATCCCTTAACCAAAGTGGTGGGTGTATCGTTAGATGAACAGAAGGAAATGGCACGTCATGCCTACCTGGAACATTGCTGGGTGGCCACCATGCCCCAACATGATAAACTTGACCCTGAAATCATGGCAGAGTACATTAAAGAGGTGGGTGCCAAGCACTGCATCCTGGCCACGGATTTTGGACAGGATCACAACCCTAGACCTGTAATGGGCATGCAGATGATGATCGCCAGCATGATCCAGCATGGAATTTCATGGGAAGATGTAACACGAATGTGCCATGATAACCCGAAAAAACTTTTAAATGATTAA
- a CDS encoding FumA C-terminus/TtdB family hydratase beta subunit — MIVHLKTPLTKEETQKLRIKDSVYISGTIYTARDSAHKRIIETESPVDLEGAVIFHAGPIIKKQDDDTYQMVAVGPTTSTRMNPYQAAVLDQGARAVIGKGGMDEKTADALKRNGAVFLAAVGGCAALYVSSVLKINNVHWLDLGMPEAVWELEVKDFGPLIVTMDSTGGNLYQEVRQQNNL, encoded by the coding sequence ATGATTGTTCATCTCAAAACACCCCTCACCAAGGAAGAAACTCAAAAGTTAAGAATTAAAGATTCGGTTTATATTTCCGGAACCATTTACACCGCACGAGACAGTGCACACAAGCGCATAATCGAAACAGAATCACCAGTGGACCTGGAAGGAGCGGTTATTTTCCACGCAGGACCTATAATAAAAAAACAGGATGATGATACTTACCAGATGGTGGCAGTAGGTCCCACCACCAGCACCCGTATGAATCCATACCAGGCAGCTGTACTGGACCAGGGAGCCCGGGCAGTAATCGGAAAAGGGGGAATGGATGAGAAAACTGCCGATGCATTAAAAAGGAACGGAGCAGTATTCCTGGCAGCAGTAGGGGGTTGCGCTGCACTTTACGTCAGTTCAGTCCTTAAAATAAATAATGTGCACTGGCTGGATCTGGGTATGCCTGAAGCAGTCTGGGAACTGGAAGTCAAAGATTTCGGACCCCTGATAGTCACCATGGACTCAACTGGTGGCAATTTATACCAGGAAGTCCGTCAGCAAAACAATTTATGA
- a CDS encoding helix-turn-helix domain-containing protein, producing the protein MGVRGPKPGFVDVACPNKSCADYGKIENGNIVGNGTYQTKNGPVHKFICRTCSNSFTSRSNTILHDLRTDEETVFLALKMILKGMSLRGTAEVLGVKLDTVRRWLRIASEHSEEINKVLMKDIKVDKVELDELWTFVKKKQFRKWSINQKTKDGSG; encoded by the coding sequence ATGGGTGTTCGTGGTCCTAAACCTGGTTTTGTGGATGTGGCTTGTCCTAACAAGAGCTGTGCTGATTATGGGAAAATTGAAAATGGTAATATTGTGGGTAATGGAACTTACCAGACAAAAAATGGTCCGGTTCACAAATTTATTTGTCGAACATGCTCTAATAGTTTCACTTCACGTTCAAACACAATATTACACGATTTGAGAACTGATGAAGAGACAGTTTTTTTGGCTTTGAAAATGATTTTAAAAGGCATGAGTTTACGGGGAACAGCAGAAGTTTTAGGTGTTAAACTGGATACTGTGCGCAGATGGCTGCGCATAGCTTCTGAACACAGTGAAGAAATAAACAAAGTCCTTATGAAAGATATAAAAGTTGATAAAGTGGAGTTAGATGAGTTGTGGACTTTTGTTAAAAAAAAACAGTTCCGAAAATGGAGCATAAATCAGAAGACGAAAGATGGATCTGGTTAA
- a CDS encoding type II toxin-antitoxin system VapC family toxin, producing MKLVLDTNVFNSENFCNWLLNSEFEKYLPAIAYMEYLYHHLKKGNTESMVNAFLEQMNITVVPFGKHDAVEAANASIGRWDFSENAHDYAIGATAITLSATLVTNNIKHFQWMDNVLTPDEVMDSFQKTV from the coding sequence ATGAAGTTAGTTCTAGACACCAATGTATTTAACAGTGAAAACTTTTGTAACTGGTTGTTAAATTCTGAATTTGAAAAATATCTTCCAGCCATTGCTTATATGGAATATCTGTATCATCATCTAAAAAAGGGAAATACAGAATCAATGGTGAATGCATTTTTGGAACAAATGAATATTACTGTGGTCCCCTTTGGAAAACATGATGCAGTTGAAGCTGCTAATGCTTCTATTGGGCGATGGGATTTTAGTGAAAATGCCCATGACTATGCAATCGGTGCCACTGCAATTACCCTAAGTGCTACGCTGGTGACCAATAATATTAAGCATTTTCAGTGGATGGATAATGTTTTAACTCCTGATGAAGTCATGGATAGTTTTCAAAAAACAGTATAG
- a CDS encoding AbrB/MazE/SpoVT family DNA-binding domain-containing protein, giving the protein MVSVTKKYQVTIPKNVREDLKIQSGDNVVFVKNKEGNWVLMTVAELTDRMIESSSDISKTQAESKKGFKQRVEDNLQLLGD; this is encoded by the coding sequence ATGGTTAGTGTCACTAAAAAGTATCAGGTAACGATTCCAAAAAACGTTAGAGAAGATCTTAAAATCCAATCTGGAGACAATGTGGTCTTTGTAAAGAACAAAGAAGGTAATTGGGTGCTTATGACTGTCGCTGAATTAACTGATCGAATGATTGAATCATCATCTGATATCTCCAAAACCCAAGCTGAATCTAAAAAAGGGTTCAAACAGAGAGTGGAAGATAATCTTCAATTATTGGGTGATTAA
- a CDS encoding prenyltransferase/squalene oxidase repeat-containing protein, with protein MENLIYNELCGWCIRILNQALKFVHAREHEEGGFTLYSGIPDTKNTYYGLKILHMFNDEPNNREDTINWIQKLQKDKMYGIQGVFYRVNILNIFNEEITIPKSYIEQLSSKTDFATLEVAYYHTAILHILNLDTFENVTEWILSHQNADGGFGLDRSDILSTYYALESLNFIDPLLIKNDNQIMGFVHECLTTEGGFTFIPDIYPPYLEPTHAGIKICEILNKKPVDPDITVEFILNLQNNNGGFRRSKYMGISELEYTFKSLHVLKMCSKV; from the coding sequence GTGGAAAACTTAATTTATAATGAACTATGTGGGTGGTGCATCAGAATTTTAAACCAAGCTTTAAAGTTTGTGCATGCTAGGGAACATGAAGAAGGTGGATTTACACTTTACAGTGGTATTCCTGACACTAAAAATACTTATTATGGATTGAAAATCCTTCACATGTTCAATGATGAACCTAACAATAGAGAGGATACCATAAACTGGATCCAAAAATTGCAGAAAGACAAAATGTACGGTATTCAAGGAGTATTCTACCGGGTTAACATTTTAAATATCTTCAATGAAGAAATCACAATTCCAAAGTCTTACATTGAACAACTAAGTTCTAAAACCGATTTTGCAACTTTAGAAGTGGCATATTACCACACAGCCATATTACATATCTTAAATTTAGATACTTTTGAAAATGTCACAGAATGGATATTATCACATCAAAATGCGGATGGTGGATTTGGATTAGACCGATCGGATATTCTATCCACTTATTATGCCCTTGAATCATTAAACTTCATAGATCCATTGTTAATAAAGAATGATAACCAGATTATGGGATTTGTACATGAATGCCTGACAACTGAGGGTGGTTTCACATTTATACCGGATATATACCCACCTTATCTGGAACCAACACATGCCGGAATAAAAATCTGCGAAATATTAAATAAAAAACCTGTTGATCCAGATATAACAGTTGAATTTATATTAAATCTTCAAAATAATAATGGAGGATTCCGTAGATCTAAATATATGGGAATTTCAGAGTTAGAATATACATTCAAATCTTTACATGTCCTGAAAATGTGTTCGAAGGTATGA
- a CDS encoding universal stress protein, producing the protein MSDKIIDKILIPTNGSEYANKAVKHALWLASASGAEIIALNVIDTSSLVALPEERIRVQTLKLLKEEGNKALVKISDLLETEGDNQKIKLTTFIKEGSPTDVIVKTVEEESIGLITIGTSGKQGINRFVLGSLAENVVRAVSCPVLVVH; encoded by the coding sequence TTGTCTGATAAAATCATTGATAAGATTTTAATTCCTACTAATGGTTCTGAATATGCAAATAAAGCTGTAAAACATGCACTATGGCTTGCCAGTGCAAGTGGTGCAGAGATTATTGCTTTAAATGTGATTGATACTTCTTCATTAGTTGCTTTACCAGAAGAGCGCATAAGAGTGCAAACTTTAAAATTGCTTAAAGAAGAGGGAAATAAAGCACTGGTAAAGATTTCTGATCTGTTAGAAACTGAAGGGGATAATCAGAAAATTAAACTGACTACTTTTATTAAAGAAGGTTCTCCTACAGATGTAATAGTTAAAACTGTTGAAGAAGAAAGTATAGGCTTAATCACGATTGGTACTTCTGGAAAACAGGGAATTAATAGATTTGTACTGGGAAGCCTGGCTGAAAACGTGGTTAGGGCTGTATCTTGTCCAGTTTTGGTTGTTCATTAA
- a CDS encoding BPL-N domain-containing protein, translated as MLILALSVTIYGFNLREVNKTTCNANFEPVNVLIYEGEATSTDSVNGLEYCLEQAQHNNPNLKFNYTTTDVINSEVLSGQDVLVISGADIQLLFEDPSINPDDIKKFVEAGNGYMGICAGAYAASNYNGEYGSGWGISPNVNCNYTDADGLMPITITSYGVNTLKYSNGKIDPCAFITSTTDTFTLLSFTVSNTPGLYKNGNYTPIAIYEENNTVLSGYAAIVDDNRGSGRIILSGPHPELDPAKPELVARMILWASKRI; from the coding sequence ATGTTGATTTTGGCTCTCAGTGTAACTATTTATGGATTTAACCTGCGGGAAGTTAATAAAACTACATGTAACGCCAATTTCGAACCAGTGAATGTCTTGATTTATGAGGGTGAAGCCACATCTACCGATAGTGTGAATGGACTGGAATACTGCCTGGAACAGGCACAACATAACAACCCCAATCTTAAATTTAATTACACCACCACTGATGTTATTAATTCTGAAGTTTTATCCGGGCAGGATGTTTTAGTCATATCTGGGGCTGATATTCAACTCCTCTTTGAGGATCCATCAATAAATCCAGATGATATAAAGAAATTTGTAGAAGCAGGGAATGGTTACATGGGAATATGTGCTGGTGCTTATGCTGCTTCCAACTACAATGGAGAATACGGTTCTGGTTGGGGAATTTCACCCAATGTAAACTGTAATTACACCGATGCCGATGGTTTAATGCCCATTACCATTACCAGTTATGGTGTTAACACCCTCAAATATTCTAATGGAAAAATTGATCCCTGTGCCTTCATCACCAGCACAACCGACACATTTACCTTACTCTCTTTCACGGTTTCCAACACCCCAGGACTATACAAAAATGGTAATTACACTCCCATAGCAATTTATGAGGAAAATAACACGGTCTTATCAGGTTATGCTGCAATTGTGGATGATAATCGTGGCTCAGGGAGAATAATTCTCTCTGGCCCACATCCAGAACTGGATCCAGCTAAACCCGAACTGGTTGCCAGGATGATACTGTGGGCTTCCAAAAGGATTTAA
- a CDS encoding acetate--CoA ligase alpha subunit, translated as MLDMFNAKSVAVIGASETKGKIGYDLMTSLLNYYKGKIVPINPKGGEVLGLKAYKSIKEYGHVDLAVIVIPSHLIPATVEDCGETGIKNIVVISAGFKEVDTEGARLENQLVEICKKYNIKLVGPNCLGIMDTYNDMNASFSSDIAHKGKISFMTQSGAIMAAILDYADKKNIGFSRIVSLGNKAVINENDCMKDFMEDENTEVITAYLEGIVDGPGFIDACREASKKKPVLVIKSGTTSKGSEAVSSHTGTIAGSDSAYEAAFSQCGIIRVNSLDEMMDYSSALALSPLPKGNKIAIITNAGGPAIMTTDAAIKAGLEIAELTTETKEKLNEGLPATASVKNPVDVLGDASPERYAFTLDTVLADPNVDGIIYLVTPQSVTDPEGIAQVAIDHASKTEKPILCSFFGGTRFEGAEKLLAAKKVPNYLYPKRAVKSLKTLYDYTVIREQEYPKSPEFDVDKNLVKNIIENAREKGMHTLGLESLDILKAYGIPTVGTAITKTAEETVKAAEEIGYPLVMKIVSPQISHKSDVGGIKLNLSSAEEVKDAYEDMMENIPLKEPEADLEGVQLQKMLSGGTEVIIGMVQDPTFGSMLMFGLGGIYVEVLEDVKFAIAPVNEGEAKDMIRQIKTHELLEGARGDKPKDVDSIADIILRISQLVTDFPEINEFEINPLMVFNEGDGSLAVDMRLMLKEGSSDDLLQSSPLSTRLKTTH; from the coding sequence ATGCTTGATATGTTTAATGCTAAATCAGTTGCAGTAATAGGTGCATCGGAAACAAAGGGTAAAATTGGTTATGACTTAATGACATCCCTCCTTAATTATTACAAAGGTAAGATCGTCCCAATTAACCCCAAAGGTGGTGAAGTACTGGGACTCAAGGCCTATAAATCCATAAAAGAATATGGACATGTAGACCTGGCAGTTATAGTAATACCATCCCACCTGATCCCGGCCACAGTTGAAGATTGTGGAGAAACTGGAATAAAGAACATCGTTGTGATCTCAGCAGGATTTAAAGAGGTTGACACAGAAGGAGCCAGACTGGAAAACCAGCTGGTGGAAATATGCAAAAAATACAATATTAAACTGGTGGGCCCCAACTGTCTGGGCATAATGGACACCTACAATGATATGAATGCATCATTCTCTTCTGATATTGCCCATAAAGGGAAAATATCATTCATGACCCAATCTGGAGCCATAATGGCTGCTATCTTAGATTACGCTGATAAGAAGAATATAGGATTTTCCAGGATCGTGAGCCTGGGAAATAAGGCCGTGATCAATGAAAATGATTGTATGAAGGATTTCATGGAAGATGAAAACACCGAGGTTATAACCGCCTACCTGGAAGGTATTGTAGACGGACCCGGATTTATAGACGCCTGTAGAGAAGCTTCAAAGAAAAAACCAGTTCTGGTTATCAAGTCGGGTACAACATCCAAGGGATCAGAAGCAGTTTCATCCCACACCGGTACCATTGCTGGATCAGACTCTGCCTATGAAGCAGCATTCTCCCAGTGTGGAATCATCCGTGTGAATTCCCTGGACGAAATGATGGACTACAGTAGTGCCCTGGCACTATCACCCCTCCCCAAGGGAAACAAAATAGCCATAATCACCAATGCTGGTGGTCCAGCAATTATGACCACTGACGCTGCCATAAAAGCAGGTCTGGAAATTGCCGAACTCACCACAGAAACCAAAGAAAAACTAAACGAAGGATTACCAGCTACTGCCAGTGTTAAAAATCCAGTGGATGTCCTGGGGGACGCCAGCCCTGAAAGGTACGCCTTCACCCTGGACACTGTACTGGCAGATCCCAATGTGGATGGAATTATCTACCTGGTAACACCCCAGTCAGTCACTGACCCTGAGGGAATTGCCCAGGTCGCCATAGACCACGCCAGTAAAACTGAAAAACCAATCCTGTGCAGTTTCTTTGGAGGAACTCGTTTTGAAGGGGCTGAAAAACTCCTGGCAGCTAAAAAGGTCCCCAACTACCTTTACCCCAAAAGAGCAGTTAAAAGCCTGAAAACCCTCTATGATTACACCGTTATTCGTGAACAGGAATATCCTAAATCTCCAGAATTTGATGTTGATAAAAATCTGGTTAAAAACATCATAGAAAATGCACGGGAAAAGGGTATGCACACCCTGGGTCTGGAATCACTGGACATCTTAAAAGCATACGGAATACCAACTGTGGGTACTGCCATCACCAAAACCGCGGAGGAAACTGTGAAAGCTGCCGAGGAAATAGGATATCCCCTGGTTATGAAGATCGTTTCCCCACAGATTTCACACAAATCAGATGTGGGTGGAATCAAGCTAAACCTCTCCAGTGCTGAGGAAGTTAAAGATGCATATGAAGATATGATGGAAAACATACCATTAAAAGAACCAGAAGCAGATCTGGAGGGTGTTCAGTTACAGAAAATGTTATCCGGTGGTACCGAAGTTATCATTGGTATGGTGCAGGACCCTACCTTTGGTTCCATGCTCATGTTTGGACTGGGTGGTATATACGTAGAAGTTCTAGAAGATGTTAAATTTGCCATCGCCCCAGTAAATGAAGGGGAAGCCAAGGATATGATAAGGCAGATCAAAACTCATGAACTTCTGGAAGGCGCCCGTGGAGATAAGCCCAAAGATGTGGATTCCATTGCGGACATAATACTCCGGATCTCACAGCTGGTCACTGATTTCCCTGAGATCAACGAGTTTGAAATCAACCCATTAATGGTTTTCAATGAAGGAGACGGATCACTGGCTGTTGATATGAGATTGATGTTGAAAGAAGGAAGTTCTGATGATCTGTTACAGAGCTCCCCATTATCAACCCGGTTAAAAACAACCCATTAA
- the eno gene encoding phosphopyruvate hydratase, protein MNSVIENIGIRKILDSRGNATVEIDITTGNGFGRAAAPSGASTGAMEVVAFPEEGIDSVIGTFNERVKGDLVGVSADETVLIDDILKEIDGTDNLSSLGGNVTVAISLAAAKAAASSFNMPLYQFLGGNLKNEIPYPLGNMINGGAHAGKNAPDIQEFLVVPVGAKNITEAVFANSSVHKKIGELIKVKDGQFTGGKGDEGGWAPNLSNYEALEIQSQACEEISDETGIKVRPSLDLAPSELWDGSKYIYGREGVNRDTGEQIDFVEEIINTYKMFFVEDPLREGDFEGFSQLTKRVGDRCIICGDDIFVTNAEILSRGIEKKAANAIIIKPNQIGTLSDTYKTVKLAKDNNYTPVVSHRSGETTDETIAHLAVAFGAPLIKTGAIGGERIAKLNELIRIQEEMPSSVMAKLK, encoded by the coding sequence ATGAACAGTGTTATTGAAAATATCGGAATCAGAAAAATTTTAGATAGCCGGGGAAACGCAACAGTAGAAATAGATATAACAACTGGAAATGGTTTTGGTAGAGCTGCAGCTCCCAGTGGGGCGAGTACTGGGGCCATGGAAGTAGTGGCATTTCCAGAAGAAGGTATTGATAGTGTAATAGGCACTTTCAATGAGCGGGTTAAAGGGGACCTTGTTGGTGTAAGTGCAGATGAAACAGTCCTCATTGATGATATTCTGAAGGAAATTGACGGTACTGATAACCTGTCATCTTTAGGGGGTAATGTAACTGTGGCAATTTCCTTAGCAGCAGCAAAAGCAGCAGCTTCATCCTTCAATATGCCATTATACCAGTTTTTAGGGGGCAATCTCAAGAATGAAATTCCTTATCCTCTTGGAAACATGATAAACGGAGGAGCACACGCTGGGAAGAACGCACCGGATATACAGGAATTCCTGGTTGTTCCAGTGGGTGCTAAAAACATCACCGAAGCAGTTTTTGCCAATTCCAGTGTTCACAAAAAAATTGGAGAACTAATAAAGGTAAAAGATGGACAATTTACAGGTGGGAAGGGTGATGAAGGAGGATGGGCACCTAACCTTTCAAACTATGAGGCATTAGAGATTCAATCCCAGGCTTGTGAAGAAATTTCCGATGAAACTGGTATCAAAGTAAGACCATCACTTGATTTAGCGCCCAGTGAATTATGGGATGGTTCAAAATATATTTACGGACGGGAAGGAGTCAACAGAGATACCGGTGAACAGATAGATTTTGTGGAAGAAATAATTAACACCTACAAAATGTTCTTTGTTGAAGATCCGCTACGAGAAGGGGATTTCGAGGGATTTTCCCAACTAACAAAGAGAGTTGGTGATAGGTGTATTATCTGTGGTGATGACATTTTCGTTACCAATGCAGAGATTCTTTCCAGGGGAATAGAAAAAAAAGCTGCCAATGCAATTATCATTAAACCTAACCAGATAGGCACATTAAGCGACACCTACAAAACAGTGAAACTTGCCAAAGATAACAATTACACCCCAGTAGTATCACACCGCTCTGGTGAAACCACTGATGAAACCATAGCCCATTTAGCCGTAGCATTCGGAGCACCACTCATCAAAACAGGAGCTATTGGTGGTGAAAGAATTGCAAAACTCAACGAACTTATCAGAATCCAGGAAGAAATGCCCAGTTCAGTCATGGCCAAATTAAAATGA